A region of Vigna radiata var. radiata cultivar VC1973A chromosome 6, Vradiata_ver6, whole genome shotgun sequence DNA encodes the following proteins:
- the LOC106764982 gene encoding probable E3 ubiquitin-protein ligase RHG1A encodes MQGQRGTIGSLQETIEFDTSSTAAVDQHIFWNNMRNPAENHFALPPSDLNPSYANPINHEWQNLSGWSLGEPSSSNTQNEVTNNEQKGELGLSSSISSGAIAGPRLEERRFEPNNTFSLDNVNTSSMYMRSSNSHLVPQNLNLNASLADSGTDNGFRVEHPPNLNKSSGPVNEHIQPSIGSGPFLLPSGTNGFLVEDTDGRPGCSLDTRRVSCKRKAVERSVGQSSGGGSSSYSQHTDGNTWNTLPTQDYGGSSFNRSASTEQVNARLGLSTGDGAAESIPWSNVAASSESFHRNFRVRINPSSQQISVPPPAISSGSVLRNSGVSSSSPMLQRFHAVDNSLDLRSAPPVVDTMVPQSQPLVIHVPALPRNVQPFRWNGGSSSTNNHPSNTVICADRNSLPNEEASSRSVPRNIVEYPMFVPATNLRNVVRNPARASHSANLSIPGNVGSSSRAGSNSAVNPPSAPAWVSRPNPQQYPRRLSEYVRRSLFSPGLEAAGSSSNNYASFRGPSSSSGVNPFERQGDSEFGIQYSLRSLAAGGEGSSRLVSELRNVLGLMRRGGNLRFEDVMILDHSVFAGIADMHDRHRDMRLDVDNMSYEELLALEERIGNVSTGLSEETILKHMKNKKYSAEPGSQQEAEPCCVCQEEYKDGDDLGSLDCGHDYHTECIKQWLMHKNLCPICKTTGLAT; translated from the exons ATGCAAGGGCAGAGAGGTACAATTGGTTCCTTGCAAGAAACCATAGAATTTGATACATCAAGTACTGCTGCGGTTGATCAACATATTTTCTGGAACAATATGCGAAATCCCGCAGAAAACCATTTTGCACTTCCCCCCAGTGATTTGAACCCGTCTTACGCAAATCCCATAAACCATGAATGGCAGAACCTAAGTGGATGGAGCTTAGGTGAGCCAAGTTCCAGCAATACTCAGAATGAGGTTACTAACAATGAGCAGAAAGGAGAGCTAGGATTATCATCTTCAATAAGTTCTGGTGCTATAGCTGGTCCAAGACTTGAAGAAAGGCGCTTTGAACCAAACAATACTTTTTCGTTGGATAATGTCAATACAAGTTCCATGTATATGCGCAGCTCCAATTCTCACTTGGTGCCTCAGAATCTCAACCTAAATGCAAGCTTAGCAGATAGTGGCACTGATAATGGCTTTCGTGTGGAACATCCTCCTAACTTGAACAAGTCTAGTGGACCGGTAAATGAGCATATTCAACCTTCAATTGGTTCTGGTCCTTTTCTGCTTCCTTCTGGCACTAATGGCTTTTTGGTTGAGGATACTGATGGTAGGCCTGGTTGTTCTCTGGACACACGCCGTGTATCATGTAAAAGAAAGGCTGTTGAACGAAGTGTTGGACAATCTTCAGGTGGCGGAAGTTCTAGCTATAGTCAGCATACAGATGGTAATACTTGGAACACTCTTCCTACTCAGGATTATGGGGGAAGCAGTTTTAACAGATCTGCCTCAACAGAACAGGTGAATGCGAGACTCGGTCTGAGTACTGGGGATGGAGCAGCTGAGAGCATTCCTTGGTCAAATGTTGCAGCAAGCTCTGAAAGCTTCCACAGAAATTTTCGTGTGAGGATAAATCCTTCAAGTCAACAAATTTCGGTTCCACCCCCTGCAATCTCAAGTGGGAGTGTTCTTAGAAATTCTGGTGTCTCTTCGTCCTCTCCAATGTTGCAACGGTTTCATGCTGTTGATAATTCTCTGGACTTGAGGTCAGCACCACCTGTTGTTGATACTATGGTTCCCCAAAGCCAGCCACTTGTTATTCATGTTCCAGCTTTACCAAGGAATGTGCAGCCATTCAGGTGGAATGGAGGTTCCAGCTCAACCAACAATCATCCATCAAACACAGTCATATGTGCAGATAGAAATAGTTTGCCAAACGAGGAAGCAAGTTCAAGAAGTGTGCCGAGAAACATTGTAGAATACCCTATGTTTGTGCCTGCAACCAATTTAAGAAACGTGGTTAGAAATCCGGCTAGAGCTTCACACAGTGCAAATTTAAGTATCCCAGGAAATGTTGGTTCTTCATCGAGGGCAGGCTCAAATTCAGCTGTCAACCCTCCGTCTGCTCCGGCGTGGGTTTCTCGCCCTAATCCTCAGCAGTATCCTCGCAGGTTATCCGAGTATGTTCGTCGGTCCTTGTTTTCTCCTGGTTTGGAAGCTGCTGGAAGTTCAAGCAACAATTATGCTTCCTTCCGTGGCCCTTCTTCTTCATCTGGGGTAAACCCATTTGAGAGGCAAGGTGATAGTGAATTTGGAATTCAGTATTCATTACGATCTTTGGCTGCTGGTGGTGAAGGAAGTAGTAGACTTGTATCTGAG CTCCGCAATGTATTGGGTCTCATGCGTAGGGGTGGGAACCTACGATTTGAG GATGTTATGATCCTCGACCATTCAGTGTTCGCTGGAATTGCTGATATGCATGATCGACACAGGGATATGCGACTTGATGTTGATAACATGTCTTACGAG GAGCTACTTGCTTTGGAAGAACGCATTGGAAATGTGAGCACTGGGTTGAGTGAGGAGACCATATTGAAACACATGAAAAATAAGAAGTATTCAGCTGAACCAGGTTCTCAGCAGGAGGCAGAACCCTGTTGTGTTTGTCAG GAGGAGTACAAAGATGGAGATGATTTAGGATCACTGGATTGTGGGCATGATTACCATACCGAATGTATTAAGCAGTGGTTAATGCATAAGAATTTGTGTCCCATTTGTAAGACAACAGGGTTGGCAACATGA